A DNA window from Carnobacterium funditum DSM 5970 contains the following coding sequences:
- a CDS encoding ASCH domain-containing protein, protein MNKQNVGLFRIWNRSKGEEMINESVEKLWENFKLQNPTLPDCYELMTFGDTQDRADQSAALVLEGLKTVKTTLLLEYQRKEKYLPQEGSYSIILDVNNQAIGIVQLLKVFIVPFDEVTDELAYQEGEGDRTLSGWREIYQTYFQEQCKKQHWNFSVKTEVVCIQFELVYAA, encoded by the coding sequence TTGAATAAACAGAATGTTGGCTTATTCAGAATATGGAACAGGAGTAAAGGTGAAGAAATGATAAATGAGTCGGTAGAAAAATTATGGGAGAATTTTAAACTTCAAAATCCTACATTACCAGATTGTTATGAGTTGATGACTTTTGGAGATACTCAAGATAGAGCCGATCAATCTGCAGCACTAGTTTTAGAAGGCTTAAAAACTGTGAAGACGACGTTGTTATTAGAATATCAAAGAAAAGAGAAATATTTGCCTCAAGAAGGAAGCTACTCGATTATTTTAGATGTCAACAATCAAGCCATTGGAATAGTACAACTATTAAAAGTATTTATTGTGCCATTTGATGAAGTGACAGATGAGTTGGCTTATCAAGAAGGCGAAGGAGACCGGACACTATCTGGTTGGCGAGAAATATACCAAACTTATTTTCAAGAACAATGTAAAAAGCAACATTGGAATTTTTCTGTGAAAACTGAAGTGGTGTGTATTCAATTTGAGTTAGTTTATGCAGCGTAA
- a CDS encoding AzlD domain-containing protein, translating to MKLNPWMLIFGMAVVTYIPRMLPMLVLSKRTIPEKLAKWMSFIPVSIFSALILSGMGT from the coding sequence ATGAAATTAAATCCGTGGATGTTAATTTTTGGGATGGCCGTTGTGACTTACATACCGAGAATGCTGCCAATGCTTGTTTTAAGTAAACGAACTATTCCAGAAAAACTTGCCAAATGGATGTCATTTATCCCTGTCTCTATTTTCTCAGCTTTAATTCTTTCTGGAATGGGAACTTAA
- a CDS encoding ABC transporter ATP-binding protein produces the protein MTENIIIRFEQVKKQYDNDEPVLKNINFEIEQGKFYTLLGPSGCGKTTILRLIAGFTEANEGTITLDGKVVNDLPANERKVNTVFQDYALFPHMNVYENIAFGLRIKKMDKKTIKEKVGNVLKLVRLSNYEDRDISEMSGGQRQRVAIARALVNEPEVLLLDEPLSALDLKLRTDMQYELRELQRRLGITFVFVTHDQEEALAMSDEIFVMKDGEIVQSGTPVDVYDEPINRYVADFIGKSNIVKGQMLEDYKVSIVGHSLECVDAGMKLNEKVEVVLRPEDLVLTTVEQGKIAIKVDTQLFRGVHYEIIGHDCERNEWMVHSTKKAKVGSEVGLYFEPEDIHVMRFGESEQDFDARLESYEEE, from the coding sequence ATAATGATGAGCCTGTTCTAAAAAATATAAACTTTGAAATTGAACAAGGTAAATTTTATACATTATTAGGTCCGTCAGGTTGTGGAAAGACAACCATTTTACGCTTGATTGCTGGATTCACTGAAGCGAATGAAGGAACCATCACTTTAGATGGAAAAGTAGTAAACGATTTACCAGCCAATGAACGCAAAGTGAATACCGTTTTTCAAGATTATGCTTTGTTTCCGCATATGAATGTTTATGAAAATATTGCTTTCGGATTACGTATTAAAAAGATGGACAAAAAGACCATCAAAGAAAAAGTAGGAAATGTATTGAAACTGGTCCGTTTGTCAAATTATGAAGATCGTGATATCAGTGAGATGTCAGGTGGCCAACGCCAACGTGTAGCGATTGCTCGTGCTTTGGTTAATGAACCAGAAGTATTATTGCTAGATGAACCTTTATCCGCATTGGACTTAAAGCTGAGAACAGATATGCAATATGAGTTGCGTGAATTGCAACGTCGATTAGGAATTACATTCGTTTTCGTAACACATGATCAAGAAGAAGCTTTAGCAATGAGTGATGAAATTTTTGTGATGAAAGACGGAGAAATTGTTCAAAGTGGGACACCTGTCGATGTATACGATGAACCTATTAATCGATATGTGGCTGATTTCATCGGAAAAAGCAACATCGTTAAAGGGCAGATGCTTGAAGATTATAAAGTTTCTATTGTTGGCCATTCACTCGAGTGTGTAGATGCAGGAATGAAACTTAATGAGAAGGTCGAAGTTGTTTTGCGTCCAGAAGATTTAGTGTTAACGACGGTTGAGCAAGGGAAAATTGCTATTAAAGTTGACACACAGCTCTTTAGGGGTGTCCATTATGAGATTATCGGACATGACTGTGAGCGAAATGAATGGATGGTACATTCAACCAAGAAAGCGAAAGTTGGAAGCGAAGTCGGGCTGTACTTTGAGCCTGAAGATATACACGTTATGCGTTTTGGAGAATCAGAGCAAGACTTTGATGCACGTCTGGAAAGTTACGAAGAGGAGTAA
- a CDS encoding acyl-CoA thioesterase: protein MSEFKNRVTKKCIESKVIQTHRVLPSDLNHHQTLFGGNLMSWIDNTASISAARHSRGITVTASVDSLDFLHPLPSNHSVCIESYVSGVGKSSMEVFCKIMGEDLMTGERYLAATSFSTFVSMKSETNPTVVVPIIEPTTKEEKLVCSGYEKRHEKRLLNREFNEQFANVISYSAVWEE from the coding sequence ATGTCTGAATTTAAAAATCGTGTAACTAAAAAATGCATTGAATCAAAAGTAATCCAAACACATCGGGTATTGCCATCTGACTTGAATCATCATCAAACCTTATTTGGGGGGAATCTGATGAGTTGGATTGATAATACAGCTTCTATTTCAGCTGCTCGTCATTCACGAGGGATAACAGTGACAGCATCAGTTGATTCCCTAGATTTTTTGCATCCACTGCCAAGCAATCATTCTGTTTGCATTGAAAGCTATGTATCAGGTGTAGGGAAATCATCTATGGAGGTTTTTTGTAAAATTATGGGAGAAGATCTTATGACCGGTGAACGATATTTAGCAGCAACAAGTTTTAGTACGTTTGTTTCAATGAAAAGTGAAACAAACCCTACTGTTGTGGTTCCAATAATCGAACCAACAACTAAAGAAGAAAAATTGGTATGTAGTGGATACGAAAAGCGTCATGAAAAACGTCTTTTAAATCGTGAATTCAACGAACAATTTGCAAATGTCATTTCCTATTCAGCAGTATGGGAAGAATAA
- a CDS encoding GNAT family N-acetyltransferase — protein sequence MIYKCTENQRGLILDFLAEDPITNLFVVADIEKYGFDSLDQDIWAYTNELEGIEGVLLRYKDIAIPVHGEEFSGFDTFLPLLQSLDEIKVISGGKIVVDQYIDYFPELEVTETVISVCRELLGQPQSMTLVEELEKADIPAYVIWQNQCFEEPSESEMVLSEMLASKDVIIKIIKNEHNQIISSGRVSAESSQAAMLTRIGTVKTEEGKGYATIITAYLTQHCLENDKKACLFYHNPTAGSIYHRLGYHDTTKNWSMLKAKKEETKKNIFQELIS from the coding sequence TTGATATATAAATGTACTGAAAACCAGAGGGGCTTGATTCTCGATTTTCTAGCGGAGGACCCAATAACAAATTTATTTGTTGTTGCAGATATAGAAAAATACGGATTTGATTCTTTAGATCAAGATATTTGGGCGTATACGAATGAGCTTGAAGGAATTGAAGGAGTATTATTACGGTATAAAGATATTGCTATACCGGTTCATGGTGAAGAATTTTCTGGGTTTGATACATTCTTGCCCTTGTTACAAAGTTTAGACGAAATTAAAGTAATCAGTGGTGGGAAAATAGTAGTTGATCAATATATTGATTATTTCCCAGAATTAGAAGTGACTGAAACGGTTATCTCTGTCTGTAGAGAGTTACTAGGGCAACCGCAATCTATGACTCTTGTAGAGGAGTTAGAAAAAGCTGATATTCCAGCTTATGTTATCTGGCAAAATCAATGTTTTGAAGAACCTTCGGAATCAGAAATGGTGTTATCCGAAATGTTAGCAAGTAAAGATGTAATCATAAAAATAATTAAAAATGAACACAATCAAATTATTTCTTCAGGAAGAGTATCAGCAGAAAGTTCCCAAGCTGCAATGCTTACTCGCATAGGTACGGTGAAAACTGAAGAGGGCAAGGGATATGCTACAATAATCACAGCTTATCTTACGCAACATTGTTTAGAAAATGATAAAAAAGCTTGTTTATTTTACCATAATCCTACAGCTGGAAGCATTTATCACCGGTTAGGTTACCATGATACAACCAAAAATTGGAGTATGCTAAAAGCAAAGAAAGAAGAGACTAAAAAAAATATTTTTCAAGAACTCATTAGCTAA
- the codA gene encoding cytosine deaminase has protein sequence MLIKNGLLYDQKKQQDILIEEGMITRIEDSIDDSQAEGHDVVDAKGKLISAPFIEPHIHLDSVLTAGEPRWNESGTLFEGIQTWSERKQFLTIEDVKTRARKALKMQIANGIQFVRTHVDVTDPSLTALKALIELREEMKEYVTIQLVAFPQEGILSYPNGLGLLEEALKLGADVVGGIPHYEFTREYGVESINQIFVLAKKYNVLIDVHCDEIDDEQSRFLEVLATRAYEYGIGDKVTASHTTAMGSYNDAYTSKLFHILKLSGIHFISNPLVNIHLQGRFDSYPKRRGLTRVKELLAAGMNVAFGHDDIFDPWYPLGTGNMLQVVHMGLHVGQMMGYDEINDSLNLISTNSAKAMHIQDKYGIEVGKPGNLIILDADSGYEAVRRQAVVLHSIRNGNSISQTTPAVSVVDIEGLEEITFSK, from the coding sequence GTGTTAATAAAAAATGGATTACTTTACGATCAAAAGAAACAGCAAGATATTTTAATTGAAGAAGGAATGATTACACGTATCGAAGATAGTATTGATGATAGCCAAGCTGAAGGGCACGATGTAGTGGATGCCAAAGGCAAACTTATTTCAGCTCCATTTATTGAACCACACATTCATTTAGATTCAGTTTTAACAGCGGGAGAGCCTCGTTGGAATGAAAGTGGAACATTATTTGAGGGCATCCAAACGTGGTCAGAAAGAAAACAATTTCTTACGATTGAAGACGTGAAAACCAGAGCACGTAAAGCATTAAAGATGCAAATTGCCAACGGGATTCAATTCGTACGAACGCATGTAGATGTAACCGATCCTTCGTTGACAGCACTGAAAGCACTGATTGAACTCCGTGAAGAAATGAAAGAATATGTGACAATCCAGCTTGTAGCCTTTCCACAAGAAGGAATTTTATCTTATCCTAATGGACTTGGTTTACTAGAAGAAGCATTAAAATTAGGAGCTGACGTCGTAGGTGGGATCCCACATTATGAATTTACCCGTGAATATGGTGTCGAGTCTATCAATCAAATTTTTGTACTAGCTAAAAAATATAATGTCTTAATCGATGTTCACTGTGATGAAATTGATGACGAGCAATCTCGTTTTCTTGAAGTTCTAGCTACACGAGCCTATGAATATGGTATTGGAGATAAAGTTACTGCTAGCCATACAACTGCGATGGGCTCTTATAATGATGCGTATACCTCAAAGTTATTTCATATTTTGAAACTATCCGGTATCCATTTCATCTCAAATCCACTAGTGAACATTCATCTTCAAGGACGATTTGATAGTTATCCGAAAAGAAGAGGACTAACTCGTGTGAAAGAATTACTAGCTGCTGGAATGAATGTCGCTTTTGGACATGATGATATTTTTGACCCTTGGTATCCTTTAGGAACTGGCAATATGTTACAAGTAGTGCACATGGGTCTGCATGTAGGTCAAATGATGGGGTATGATGAAATTAATGACTCGCTCAATTTGATTAGTACAAATAGTGCCAAAGCCATGCATATACAAGATAAGTACGGTATTGAAGTTGGCAAACCAGGAAATTTAATTATTTTAGATGCAGATAGTGGTTATGAAGCAGTAAGAAGACAGGCTGTTGTCTTGCATTCTATTCGTAACGGAAATAGTATTTCCCAGACTACACCAGCTGTTTCTGTTGTGGATATTGAAGGACTAGAAGAAATCACTTTTTCAAAATAA
- a CDS encoding ABC transporter permease, whose amino-acid sequence MTKQSKFFYFIPYSLWLLFFVAAPLLLIFYQSFFTVGGQFTLTNYQTFFESGTYLRMTLNSVWYAFVITILTLLISYPTAYLLNKTKHKQLWLLLIILPTWINLLLKAYAFIGIFSINGSVNDFLMFIGIGRQQILFTDVSFLLVATYIEIPFMILPIFNALEKLNPSYERASRDLGANSIETFRRVIFPLTLNGVKSGVQAVFIPSLSLFMLTRLIGGNRVITLGTAIEQHFLVTQDWGMGSTIGVVLIVAMLLIMLLTGEKKKKVRVHK is encoded by the coding sequence GTGACGAAACAATCAAAATTTTTTTATTTTATACCCTATAGTTTGTGGCTACTATTTTTTGTCGCAGCTCCTTTACTGTTGATTTTTTATCAGTCATTTTTTACAGTTGGAGGTCAGTTCACGTTAACAAATTACCAAACTTTTTTTGAATCTGGCACTTACTTGAGGATGACGTTGAATTCAGTATGGTACGCTTTTGTAATAACCATTTTAACATTGCTTATTAGCTACCCGACAGCTTATTTACTAAATAAAACGAAGCACAAGCAATTATGGCTCTTGTTAATTATTTTGCCAACATGGATAAATTTGTTGCTAAAAGCTTATGCTTTCATTGGTATCTTTAGTATTAATGGTTCGGTAAATGATTTTTTAATGTTTATTGGAATTGGTAGGCAACAAATCTTATTTACGGATGTTAGTTTTCTGTTAGTGGCGACCTATATTGAAATTCCATTTATGATTTTGCCCATATTTAATGCATTGGAAAAATTAAATCCTTCGTATGAGCGTGCAAGTCGTGATTTAGGGGCAAATAGTATCGAAACTTTCCGAAGAGTGATTTTCCCTTTAACATTAAATGGTGTTAAAAGTGGGGTTCAAGCAGTATTTATTCCATCGTTATCGTTATTTATGTTAACCCGTTTAATTGGTGGGAATCGAGTGATTACTTTAGGAACAGCTATCGAACAACATTTTCTTGTCACGCAAGATTGGGGTATGGGTTCAACAATCGGAGTTGTCTTGATTGTAGCCATGTTGCTTATTATGTTGCTGACAGGTGAAAAGAAAAAGAAAGTGAGGGTACATAAATGA
- a CDS encoding pyrimidine-nucleoside phosphorylase — MRIVDLIAKKQHGKSLTTEEINFMIEGFTTGEIPDYQMSAMAMAIYFQGMDDHERSDLTMSMVNSGEKIDLSAIHGVKVDKHSTGGVGDTTTLVLAPLVASLGVPIAKMSGRGLGHTGGTIDKLEAIPGFTVELTQEKFIDLVNKNKVAVVGQSGNLTPADKKLYALRDVTGTVESIPLIASSIMSKKIAAGADAIVLDVKIGAGAFMKTEEDARELAHAMVKIGNLVGRQTMAVISDMSQPLGYAIGNALEVKEAIETLEGHGPEDLIDLCLTLGSQMVHLAGIGNNLAEARLLLEENLNNGKALEKFKLFVASQGGDTSVIDHPERLPQAAYQKEVTASRDGVVSQINADEIGIAAMMLGAGRANKESKIDLAVGLMLRKKVGEKVKKGDTLVTIYSNQSETTPVENKIQENITISDKAEPIQLIHEVILD, encoded by the coding sequence ATGCGGATAGTGGATTTAATCGCTAAGAAACAACATGGTAAATCATTAACAACAGAAGAAATTAACTTTATGATAGAAGGATTCACAACGGGTGAAATTCCTGATTACCAAATGAGTGCTATGGCTATGGCCATTTATTTCCAAGGAATGGATGATCATGAACGAAGTGATTTAACGATGAGTATGGTAAATTCAGGTGAAAAAATTGATTTATCTGCTATTCATGGTGTAAAAGTTGATAAGCATTCAACAGGCGGAGTGGGTGATACAACAACGTTAGTATTAGCACCGTTAGTAGCTAGTTTAGGAGTACCTATTGCGAAAATGAGTGGGCGCGGGTTAGGACATACTGGTGGAACAATTGATAAATTAGAAGCTATTCCAGGGTTTACTGTTGAATTGACACAAGAGAAATTTATTGATTTAGTAAACAAAAATAAAGTAGCAGTAGTGGGTCAATCTGGCAATTTAACCCCAGCTGATAAAAAATTATATGCTTTACGTGATGTTACAGGAACGGTGGAATCTATTCCGTTGATAGCAAGTTCAATTATGAGTAAAAAAATAGCAGCCGGAGCAGATGCGATTGTTTTAGACGTGAAAATCGGTGCTGGTGCATTTATGAAGACAGAAGAAGATGCAAGAGAATTAGCGCATGCCATGGTAAAAATCGGAAATTTAGTTGGGCGTCAAACGATGGCTGTTATTTCTGATATGAGCCAACCTTTAGGATACGCTATCGGGAATGCATTAGAGGTAAAAGAAGCTATTGAAACATTAGAAGGACATGGACCAGAAGATTTAATTGACTTGTGTTTGACATTAGGAAGCCAAATGGTTCATTTAGCAGGAATAGGAAATAACTTGGCTGAAGCAAGATTATTATTAGAAGAAAACTTAAATAATGGTAAAGCATTGGAGAAATTCAAACTTTTTGTTGCTTCACAAGGTGGAGATACTTCAGTCATTGATCACCCTGAACGCCTTCCGCAAGCGGCTTATCAGAAAGAAGTAACAGCTAGCCGTGATGGTGTTGTTTCTCAGATCAATGCAGATGAAATTGGGATAGCAGCGATGATGTTAGGAGCTGGCAGAGCAAACAAAGAAAGCAAAATTGATTTAGCCGTTGGTCTAATGTTGCGCAAGAAAGTTGGAGAAAAAGTTAAAAAAGGAGACACATTAGTCACCATTTACAGTAATCAATCAGAAACGACCCCAGTAGAAAATAAAATCCAAGAAAATATTACAATTTCAGATAAAGCTGAACCTATTCAACTGATTCATGAAGTCATTCTTGATTAG
- a CDS encoding AzlC family ABC transporter permease has protein sequence MRRKDWQDGFKIIFLVMLGYIPLGLACGILLFDSGFSIPALVLISLVVFAGAAQFMAASMMVRGATASTFIIMVFFLNLRHLLMSSSLANFLIKVPFLLF, from the coding sequence ATGAGAAGAAAAGATTGGCAAGATGGATTCAAAATCATTTTTCTTGTTATGTTAGGATACATACCTTTAGGATTAGCTTGTGGCATACTATTATTTGATTCAGGTTTTAGCATTCCAGCTCTAGTGTTAATAAGTTTGGTCGTATTTGCAGGTGCCGCTCAATTCATGGCAGCTTCAATGATGGTAAGGGGTGCAACAGCATCAACATTCATCATAATGGTTTTTTTCTTGAACTTGAGACACTTATTAATGAGCTCTAGCTTAGCTAATTTTTTAATAAAAGTTCCATTCCTTTTATTTTGA
- the rpiA gene encoding ribose-5-phosphate isomerase RpiA: MNVKQMVGEKAAEYVKDGMVVGLGTGSTAYYLVEALGKRVEKGLTITGVTTSTRTKEQAETLNIPLVDLNDVAKIDLTIDGSDEVSENYQGIKGGGGALLFEKLVANNSEKVIWIVDDSKMVKTLGTFPLPVEIVAFGYKQLFRLFESKNLHPELRLNESKKNYVTDGGHYIIDLHLESIENPHELATWLDGLTGVVEHGLFLDMVNTVIVGHENAVEVLDVR; the protein is encoded by the coding sequence ATGAATGTTAAACAAATGGTTGGAGAAAAAGCTGCAGAGTATGTTAAAGACGGAATGGTTGTTGGGTTGGGGACAGGATCGACAGCTTACTATCTAGTTGAAGCACTTGGCAAAAGAGTTGAAAAAGGATTGACTATCACAGGAGTGACCACATCTACTCGTACTAAAGAGCAAGCAGAGACATTAAATATTCCGTTGGTCGACTTAAATGACGTAGCTAAAATTGATTTGACGATTGATGGTTCAGATGAAGTAAGTGAAAATTACCAAGGTATCAAAGGTGGCGGTGGAGCCTTATTATTCGAAAAGTTAGTCGCAAATAATAGCGAAAAAGTTATCTGGATTGTTGATGATAGTAAAATGGTGAAAACACTTGGCACCTTTCCTTTACCGGTTGAAATTGTAGCGTTTGGTTACAAGCAACTTTTTCGTTTGTTTGAATCAAAAAATCTTCATCCAGAATTGCGTTTGAACGAATCAAAAAAAAATTATGTAACAGACGGTGGACATTACATTATTGACTTACATTTAGAGAGCATTGAAAATCCCCATGAGTTAGCTACATGGTTAGATGGACTGACAGGCGTTGTTGAACACGGTTTATTTTTAGATATGGTCAATACAGTCATTGTAGGACATGAAAATGCTGTAGAAGTTTTAGATGTTAGGTAA
- a CDS encoding ABC transporter permease, with protein sequence MKKKRFKWSNLYLIAVFIVLYAPIFYLIFYSFNAGGTMTSFEGFTWDNYLAVFKDTRLITIVLNTLLVALLSSLVATSIGTFGALAIYYTKKRQTRTTLLSLNNILMVSPDVIIGASFLILFTFIGFSLGFASVLLSHIAFSIPIVVLMILPKLKEMNDTMIMAARDLGASNWQVLSKVILPSITPGILAGFFMAFTYSLDDFAVTFFVTGNGFTTLAVEIYSRARQGVSLEINALSALMFLFSLILVVGYYFIQQHNVSKKQKNKKRPLTEAVTIR encoded by the coding sequence ATGAAAAAGAAGCGTTTTAAATGGTCTAATCTTTATTTGATAGCGGTCTTTATTGTTCTGTACGCCCCTATTTTTTATCTTATTTTCTATTCATTTAATGCAGGAGGAACAATGACTAGTTTTGAAGGGTTTACGTGGGACAATTATCTAGCTGTATTTAAAGACACTCGTTTAATTACGATTGTTTTGAATACCTTGTTAGTTGCGTTACTTTCTTCATTGGTTGCAACGAGTATTGGAACATTTGGGGCGTTAGCTATTTATTATACAAAAAAAAGACAAACCCGCACGACATTACTTAGTTTAAACAACATTCTAATGGTATCACCAGATGTTATTATCGGTGCTAGTTTTCTAATTTTATTTACTTTTATTGGTTTCAGTTTAGGATTTGCCTCAGTTTTGCTTTCGCATATCGCGTTTAGTATCCCAATTGTTGTCTTGATGATCTTACCTAAGTTGAAAGAAATGAATGATACTATGATTATGGCAGCTCGTGATTTGGGAGCAAGTAACTGGCAAGTACTGAGCAAAGTTATTTTACCAAGTATTACTCCGGGTATCCTAGCTGGCTTTTTCATGGCGTTTACCTATTCGCTAGACGATTTTGCAGTAACTTTTTTCGTAACAGGGAATGGATTTACAACCTTAGCCGTCGAGATATACTCTAGAGCTCGTCAAGGGGTCAGTTTAGAAATCAATGCCTTAAGTGCTTTGATGTTTCTTTTCTCTCTGATATTGGTTGTCGGCTATTACTTTATTCAACAACACAATGTATCAAAAAAACAAAAAAATAAAAAGCGACCTTTAACTGAGGCGGTGACGATAAGATGA
- the codB gene encoding cytosine permease, translating to MENTQQDKDYSMAIVKDEDKKGFWSMLFIMLGFTFFSASMLTGGALGAGLSFKDFAIAVLIGNLILGIYTGFLAFISSGTGLSTHLLAKYSFGEKGSYLVSFLLGVTQVGWFGVGIAMIALPVHKVTGISIPLLVVIAGIAMTTSAFFGMKTLAMISFISVPAIALLGGKSVLEAIQSAGGMKEILALTPTAPITMGTAISLTIGSFISGGSTTADFTRFAKSQKISVFTTVLAFFVGNSLMFLFGAVGAMVTGLSDISEVMFSQGLIIPAIAVLGLNIWTTNDNAIYTASLGFSNITKHPKKKIVLILGLLGTLSSLFLYNNFQVFLGSLGTFIPPVGGILIADYFLYDKERYKHFDTQKFKSINIHALLATAMGSLAALYVPGIAAINGIIIAIASYTVLVKVMKPSQVVLKMDNLTNETI from the coding sequence ATGGAAAACACTCAGCAAGATAAGGATTATTCAATGGCAATAGTAAAGGATGAGGATAAAAAAGGTTTTTGGTCCATGCTTTTTATTATGTTAGGCTTCACATTTTTTTCTGCTAGTATGCTAACAGGTGGAGCTCTTGGAGCCGGATTATCATTTAAAGATTTTGCTATAGCTGTATTAATCGGAAATCTTATCCTAGGTATTTACACAGGTTTTCTTGCTTTCATCAGTTCAGGTACAGGATTATCAACACATTTGCTTGCAAAATATTCTTTTGGAGAAAAAGGTTCTTACCTGGTTTCCTTTCTTTTAGGAGTCACACAAGTTGGCTGGTTTGGAGTAGGGATTGCTATGATTGCTCTTCCAGTCCATAAAGTGACAGGCATTAGCATACCTCTTTTAGTTGTTATTGCTGGGATCGCTATGACAACCTCAGCCTTTTTTGGAATGAAAACTCTTGCGATGATTAGTTTCATTTCCGTACCAGCCATCGCTTTATTAGGTGGAAAATCCGTCTTAGAGGCCATTCAATCTGCAGGTGGGATGAAAGAAATTTTAGCTCTTACACCAACCGCTCCGATAACAATGGGAACAGCTATATCACTAACAATTGGGTCATTTATTAGTGGGGGCTCAACAACAGCAGATTTCACTCGTTTTGCAAAATCTCAAAAAATCAGTGTTTTTACAACGGTCTTAGCTTTCTTTGTCGGAAACTCACTCATGTTTTTATTCGGTGCAGTTGGAGCAATGGTTACAGGTTTATCAGATATTTCAGAAGTGATGTTTTCACAAGGGTTGATTATCCCAGCCATTGCTGTATTAGGATTAAACATCTGGACAACAAATGATAATGCCATATACACAGCAAGTCTTGGTTTTTCTAATATCACAAAGCACCCTAAGAAGAAAATTGTTCTTATCTTAGGTCTTCTTGGAACTCTATCTTCTCTATTCTTGTACAACAACTTTCAAGTTTTTCTAGGGTCTCTTGGAACTTTTATTCCGCCAGTTGGAGGTATTTTAATTGCAGACTACTTCCTTTATGATAAAGAGAGATACAAGCACTTCGATACACAAAAATTTAAAAGCATAAATATTCATGCATTGCTTGCAACTGCTATGGGTTCATTAGCAGCTCTTTATGTACCCGGTATTGCAGCTATTAACGGAATTATCATAGCAATAGCGAGCTATACAGTCTTAGTTAAAGTTATGAAACCATCTCAGGTTGTATTGAAAATGGACAATTTAACAAATGAAACGATTTAA